One Cucumis sativus cultivar 9930 chromosome 1, Cucumber_9930_V3, whole genome shotgun sequence DNA segment encodes these proteins:
- the LOC101216398 gene encoding annexin D8, translating to MATLITPKYFSPVEDAENIKKACLGLGTDENAIISILGHRNATQRKLIRLAYEEIYNEDLIQQLNSELCGDFERAICHWTLDPADRDATLANNALKSSTPDYRVIIEIACVQSAEDLLAVKRAYRFRFKRSLEEDVASCTTGNMRKLLVGVVSAYRCEGNEIDENMAELEANIIDDEIKGKGLKNNEEMIRIVSTRSKPQLHATFNRYRDIHATSITKGLIGDSSDEYLAALRTVIRCIRDPKKYYAKVLRNAMNTDRVDKDGISRVIVTRAEKDLKEIMEMYLKRNNISLEEAVSREIGGDYKAFLLALLGIDQPLNLKD from the exons ATGGCCACTCTAATTACTCCAAAGTATTTCTCTCCTGTTGAAGATGCAGAAAATATCAAGAAGGCTTGCTTAG GTTTGGGGACAGATGAGAATGCCATAATCTCCATTTTAGGCCATAGAAACGCAACTCAAAGGAAGCTTATAAGGTTAGCATATGAAGAAATCTACAATGAAGATCTCATTCAACAACTCAACTCTGAGCTTTGTGGAGACTTTGAG CGAGCTATATGCCACTGGACACTTGATCCGGCTGATCGAGATGCCACTTTAGCAAACAATGCATTGAAATCATCGACCCCCGATTACCGGGTCATCATCGAAATAGCATGTGTTCAGTCCGCCGAAGATCTTTTGGCAGTTAAACGAGCTTATCGGTTTCGATTCAAACGTTCCCTCGAGGAAGATGTAGCCTCTTGCACAACAGGGAATATGAGAAAA CTCCTTGTGGGGGTAGTGAGTGCTTATAGATGTGAAGGGAATGAGATTGATGAGAATATGGCAGAATTAGAAGCAAACATTATTGATGATGAAATCAAAGGAAAAGGTTTGAAGAATAATGAAGAGATGATAAGAATTGTTAGCACAAGAAGTAAGCCACAACTGCATGCAACTTTCAATCGCTATAGAGATATTCATGCTACATCCATCACCAAG GGTTTAATAGGTGACTCAAGTGATGAGTATCTTGCGGCATTAAGAACTGTTATAAGATGCATTAGAGACCCAAAAAAGTATTATGCAAAG GTTTTGCGAAATGCGATGAATACGGACAGGGTCGACAAAGATGGTATTAGTAGAGTGATTGTGACAAGAGCAGAAAAAGATTTGAAGGAGATTATGGAAATGTATTTGAAGAGGAACAATATATCTCTTGAGGAAGCTGTGAGTAGAGAAATAGGAGGAGACTACAAGGCCTTTCTTTTAGCACTTTTGGGCATTGATCAACCTTTGAACCTAAAGGATTAG